One genomic segment of Kordiimonas sp. SCSIO 12603 includes these proteins:
- a CDS encoding DUF2336 domain-containing protein gives MSLNTVDIVNAATLEKVVLAKRISAFLRDEHSEEERATVENVARMLAQDIALQVRETLAFELRTCNALPYDLAAKLASDVESVACPFLASTLAFTDMQLAGLVPHLEEYAHITLARRPDLGPQTCQAIVTVGSDKTATYVVRNDHITLSDQTCDILVKKHAENQGVMDHLSRRTDLPLSTVEMIMHKVSAECRAALVEHYSIDRSVAEEVTGNSMFEAMWRQLEKASPTQVHAYVIDLKRSGRLTHDLVKDIAGRGCLAFLESMLALETGLTLGAVREVLYAGDTKAFVGLMQKAKINKSAAQDYHRIVNGQ, from the coding sequence ATGAGTTTAAACACTGTAGACATTGTAAATGCTGCAACGCTTGAGAAGGTTGTTCTTGCCAAGCGTATTTCTGCATTTTTACGTGATGAGCACTCTGAAGAAGAGCGCGCTACAGTGGAAAATGTTGCCAGAATGCTGGCGCAGGATATCGCGCTGCAAGTGCGTGAAACACTCGCTTTCGAACTTCGTACATGCAATGCTCTGCCTTATGACTTGGCGGCCAAATTGGCGTCTGATGTAGAAAGTGTGGCGTGCCCGTTTCTTGCGTCCACCTTGGCGTTCACTGATATGCAGCTTGCGGGTCTCGTACCGCATCTTGAAGAATATGCTCATATAACGCTCGCACGTCGCCCTGACTTGGGGCCTCAGACATGTCAGGCGATTGTAACGGTGGGTTCTGATAAAACTGCCACATATGTGGTGCGGAATGACCATATCACGCTATCAGATCAAACCTGCGATATTCTGGTTAAGAAACATGCGGAAAACCAAGGTGTGATGGACCATCTTTCCCGCCGCACAGATCTTCCATTGTCTACTGTTGAAATGATCATGCATAAGGTCTCTGCCGAGTGCAGAGCGGCACTTGTGGAGCATTACAGTATTGATCGGTCTGTTGCCGAGGAAGTGACAGGTAATAGCATGTTTGAGGCGATGTGGCGGCAGCTGGAAAAAGCCAGCCCAACACAGGTGCATGCTTATGTTATCGACCTGAAACGTTCTGGCAGACTTACCCATGATCTGGTGAAAGATATCGCTGGCCGTGGTTGTTTGGCCTTTTTGGAAAGCATGCTAGCTCTTGAAACAGGGTTAACATTAGGGGCTGTGCGGGAAGTTCTCTATGCAGGTGATACAAAAGCCTTTGTGGGCCTGATGCAAAAGGCGAAGATCAATAAATCAGCTGCTCAGGATTACCACCGGATCGTTAACGGCCAATAA
- a CDS encoding DoxX family protein — protein MDFIKKHHEWALVIFMVAILGGSLPFKFEILEAAEPRHIFTTIGTWLGMDWFSQYGAIITGVIELAASILLIIPNLRLYGAILAAGTMAGAIFFHLFSPLGWVVRFTDEAGVEHVDDTLANTAVIVLIFALYMMYRRQDEILALLGKKPEATEA, from the coding sequence TTTATTAAGAAACATCATGAATGGGCTTTAGTTATTTTTATGGTAGCAATTTTGGGGGGCAGTCTACCTTTCAAATTTGAAATCCTGGAGGCTGCAGAACCTCGACATATTTTTACTACAATCGGCACCTGGCTTGGTATGGATTGGTTCTCTCAGTACGGTGCGATAATCACTGGTGTGATTGAACTTGCTGCTTCAATTTTGCTGATTATCCCAAATCTGCGCCTATACGGTGCGATTCTGGCCGCAGGCACAATGGCTGGTGCGATCTTCTTCCACCTTTTCAGCCCACTTGGCTGGGTAGTACGCTTTACAGATGAAGCAGGTGTAGAGCACGTGGATGATACACTCGCTAATACTGCTGTGATCGTTTTGATTTTCGCACTTTACATGATGTATCGCCGTCAGGATGAAATTTTGGCGCTGCTTGGCAAGAAGCCAGAAGCGACAGAAGCATAA